In the genome of Candidatus Ruthia magnifica str. Cm (Calyptogena magnifica), one region contains:
- the dinG gene encoding ATP-dependent DNA helicase DinG, with amino-acid sequence MLSNELKAQIRQSFMSLKKNMDGFKVRQTQNRMIAEISKTLSGEYKGNNNILCIEAPTGTGKTFAYLIGSILIAKANKKKLIISSANVSLQEQLFFKDIPQVQKYCCIDFEYALVKGRSRYVCIHNLINVCENNTSDNFLFESIPLFDKPPGKYQLEQLNEMLNDYSTKKWNGEIDDLMRVPDHSIWKKIACNRFTCTTKSCEFYQNCAFFKARQKITKADVIVANHDLVLADLSTGNTILPNVNKSIFIFDEAHHLNSKALSHFSLTTSTELIKTSVKQTKAVSEQLCKISKQDMPDIDIKQIDDYLTNLIQLFKKLEFNDNIYLFNQGIIDKSINQISENILTLIGAIQTKFMLLKESWDDYLKITVIDKSISDSINNATGECEQHLLSIIALFSSFLQTDEPNKAPHSRWIEKSTLANKKNSYLLNSAQTNISKNLDQLIWSKVSGAVLTSATLTSLGSFERLNKQLGLLRNENQYLRLPSPFVFDQVDFIAAKLKASPTQVYEHTQEVALQLLKRLDSNEGSLVLFASNKQMQIVADLIEKKLDCTLFVQGKYPKKYILEKHTDLRKQGKGSVIFGLDSFAEGVDLKGDNLTHVIIAKLRFSVPTSPIDKTLATYLESQNRNPFMEISLPDASLKLIQACGRLIRTETDTGKITIFDNRLVSKFYGKQLLNALPSYNIIVE; translated from the coding sequence ATGCTTTCAAATGAGCTAAAAGCTCAAATCCGTCAGTCATTTATGAGCTTAAAAAAAAACATGGATGGCTTTAAAGTACGCCAAACACAAAATAGAATGATTGCTGAAATCTCTAAAACTTTATCAGGAGAATACAAAGGCAATAATAATATTCTATGTATTGAAGCGCCTACAGGTACAGGAAAAACATTTGCTTACTTAATTGGTAGTATTCTTATCGCTAAAGCCAATAAAAAGAAACTGATTATTTCTAGTGCTAATGTCTCTTTGCAAGAACAATTATTTTTTAAAGATATACCACAAGTACAAAAATATTGTTGCATTGATTTTGAGTATGCCTTAGTTAAGGGGCGTTCACGTTACGTTTGTATTCACAATTTAATTAACGTGTGTGAAAATAACACGAGTGATAATTTTTTATTTGAATCAATACCACTGTTTGATAAGCCGCCAGGAAAATATCAATTAGAGCAACTCAATGAGATGCTAAATGATTACTCAACCAAAAAATGGAATGGAGAAATTGATGATTTAATGCGTGTTCCAGATCACTCTATTTGGAAAAAAATAGCTTGCAATCGTTTTACTTGCACCACAAAAAGCTGTGAATTTTATCAAAACTGTGCTTTTTTTAAAGCCAGACAGAAAATTACTAAAGCAGATGTTATTGTCGCTAATCATGATTTAGTCTTGGCCGATCTTAGCACAGGAAACACCATACTACCTAATGTTAACAAATCAATCTTTATCTTTGATGAGGCGCACCACTTAAATTCAAAGGCACTGTCTCACTTTTCATTAACTACCAGTACTGAACTTATTAAAACCAGCGTTAAACAAACTAAAGCAGTTAGTGAACAATTATGCAAAATCAGCAAACAAGATATGCCTGATATTGACATCAAACAAATTGATGATTATTTGACTAATTTAATTCAATTATTTAAAAAACTAGAATTTAATGACAATATTTATTTATTCAACCAGGGTATTATTGATAAATCTATCAACCAAATAAGTGAAAATATTCTAACACTTATTGGTGCCATTCAAACTAAATTCATGCTTTTAAAAGAATCCTGGGACGACTATTTAAAAATAACAGTTATAGACAAAAGCATCAGTGATTCTATTAATAATGCAACTGGTGAATGCGAACAACATTTACTCAGTATTATTGCTTTATTTTCATCTTTCTTGCAAACAGACGAGCCAAACAAAGCACCACATTCACGTTGGATTGAAAAAAGCACACTCGCAAATAAAAAAAATAGCTACTTGCTTAATAGTGCTCAAACCAATATTTCAAAAAATCTAGACCAGCTTATTTGGTCAAAAGTTTCAGGTGCTGTTCTCACTTCAGCCACTCTAACATCGCTGGGTAGTTTTGAGCGCTTAAACAAACAATTAGGTCTACTAAGAAATGAAAACCAATATTTACGTCTACCCTCACCTTTTGTATTTGACCAAGTAGATTTTATCGCTGCTAAACTTAAAGCCAGCCCAACTCAAGTGTATGAGCACACACAAGAAGTAGCATTACAATTACTTAAACGACTTGATAGTAATGAAGGTTCATTAGTATTATTTGCCTCTAATAAGCAAATGCAAATAGTAGCAGATTTGATAGAAAAAAAGCTAGATTGCACTTTGTTTGTTCAAGGTAAATATCCCAAAAAGTACATTTTAGAAAAACACACTGACTTACGTAAACAAGGTAAAGGTAGCGTCATCTTTGGACTAGATAGTTTTGCTGAAGGAGTAGATTTAAAAGGCGACAACCTTACCCATGTTATCATTGCCAAATTACGTTTTAGTGTACCAACTTCGCCCATTGATAAAACATTAGCCACTTATCTTGAATCACAAAATAGGAATCCTTTTATGGAAATATCCTTACCAGATGCGTCGCTTAAACTCATTCAGGCCTGTGGTCGCTTGATTCGCACAGAAACTGACACAGGAAAGATCACCATTTTTGATAATCGTTTAGTTTCTAAATTTTATGGAAAACAACTATTAAACGCTTTACCAAGCTACAATATTATAGTGGAATAA
- a CDS encoding polyprenyl synthetase family protein, producing MKSLSDIQSLLKLDLQKTDEILINRLSSNVALINQMGHYIIHAGGKRLRPLLLLLCARATEYQGTHHYLMAVVIELIHTATLLHDDIVDESITRRGKDTVNEVWGNAPSVLVGDFLYSRAFEMMIEPNSMYIIRILSKTTNSIAEGEVLQLLNCKNTELTETEYYAVIERKTACLFQAATQIGGLLSGVDKAQESALKDYGLHLGNAFQIIDDVLDYESNVKTMGKEVGDDLSEGKTTLPMIYALAHTSGDNRQLLEDAINQADNSKIVQVIKILQSIKAFDYTRNQAHKSAQLAKQSLKLIPDSDYKDALILLCDLSLQRQS from the coding sequence ATGAAAAGTTTAAGCGATATTCAATCCCTCTTAAAATTAGATTTACAAAAAACAGACGAAATACTCATTAATCGTTTAAGTTCAAATGTTGCTTTGATTAATCAAATGGGTCATTATATTATTCACGCTGGCGGTAAACGCTTACGTCCACTGCTGTTATTGCTTTGTGCACGTGCAACTGAATATCAAGGTACACACCACTACCTTATGGCAGTAGTGATAGAGTTAATTCACACTGCCACTTTACTGCATGATGATATTGTTGATGAGTCTATAACGCGCCGAGGGAAAGACACAGTTAATGAAGTTTGGGGTAATGCACCTAGTGTTCTAGTGGGTGATTTTTTATATTCTCGCGCTTTTGAAATGATGATTGAACCTAATTCAATGTACATTATACGTATTCTTTCTAAAACAACCAATAGCATTGCTGAAGGTGAAGTATTACAATTATTAAATTGCAAAAATACTGAGTTAACTGAGACTGAATATTACGCAGTGATTGAGCGAAAAACGGCGTGTTTATTTCAAGCAGCCACTCAAATTGGTGGGCTACTATCAGGTGTTGATAAAGCCCAAGAATCTGCATTAAAAGACTACGGCTTACATCTTGGTAATGCTTTCCAGATTATTGACGATGTGCTTGATTATGAGTCAAATGTAAAAACAATGGGCAAGGAAGTAGGTGATGATTTAAGTGAGGGGAAAACCACGCTACCTATGATTTATGCACTTGCCCATACTTCCGGTGATAATAGACAACTTCTAGAAGATGCTATTAACCAAGCAGATAATTCCAAAATAGTACAAGTGATTAAAATTCTGCAATCTATAAAAGCCTTTGACTATACTCGCAATCAAGCACACAAATCAGCCCAACTTGCCAAGCAATCACTCAAGCTAATACCTGACTCAGATTATAAAGACGCATTGATTTTATTGTGCGATCTTTCCTTACAGCGCCAATCATAA
- the rlmE gene encoding 23S rRNA (uridine(2552)-2'-O)-methyltransferase RlmE has product MVKKGSSGRWMSEHINDEFVKKAQKSGYRSRSVYKLIEVINKDKFIKLGDKVLDLGAAPGGWSQVAIKIVGKSGQVIASDILDIKPIDGVDFLRGDFTKDSVYETLLDITMSKKVDVVLSDMAPNMSGQSSIDIPKSMYLCELALDMAIKTLTPLGYFFVKVFQGNGFNEFVKLCRSSFSFVTIRKPKASKLRSKEVYLLTSKLKLT; this is encoded by the coding sequence ATGGTAAAAAAAGGCAGTTCAGGACGTTGGATGAGCGAACATATAAACGATGAGTTTGTAAAAAAGGCACAAAAATCAGGCTATCGCTCTCGTTCCGTTTACAAACTTATAGAAGTGATAAATAAAGATAAATTTATCAAATTAGGAGATAAAGTGCTTGACCTTGGTGCCGCCCCTGGTGGCTGGAGTCAAGTGGCAATAAAAATTGTGGGCAAATCTGGTCAAGTTATTGCTAGCGATATATTGGACATAAAGCCCATTGATGGAGTTGATTTTTTACGTGGCGATTTCACTAAAGATAGTGTTTATGAAACACTTCTAGATATCACTATGAGTAAAAAAGTTGATGTTGTTTTAAGCGATATGGCACCTAATATGAGCGGTCAATCTTCAATTGATATTCCTAAATCCATGTACTTGTGTGAACTGGCACTAGATATGGCAATTAAAACCTTAACACCTTTAGGCTATTTTTTTGTCAAAGTTTTTCAAGGAAATGGGTTTAACGAGTTTGTTAAATTGTGTAGATCTTCTTTTTCTTTTGTTACTATCCGCAAACCAAAAGCCTCAAAATTAAGATCTAAAGAGGTGTACTTGCTTACAAGTAAGTTAAAGCTAACTTGA
- the typA gene encoding translational GTPase TypA — protein MNTKLRNIAIIAHVDHGKTTLVDKLLEQSQTFDERFESTDRMMDSNDLEKERGITISSKNTAIKWHDYHINIVDTPGHSDFGGEVERVLSMVDSVLLLVDAQEGPMPQTRFVTKKSFDQGLNPIVVINKIDKDAARPDWVIDQVFDLFDQLGATDEQLDFPIIYASSINGYASLEDDVRLGDMTPMFETIIKHVKAPEVDINAFLQMQVTALDYSSFIGTIAIGRITRGTIKKNMQVVVVDTQGNEHKAKIANLQGFLGLERIDTDSAQAGNIIAITGIEGISISDTICDPEAIEALPPLSVDEPTISMAFRVNDSPFAGQDGKFITSRNICDRLEKELIYNVALRVESTTDPSEFIVSGRGELHLSILIETMRRESFELAVGRPQVILREIDDVICEPFEDLSVDVEAQHQGTVMEKLGERKAELTNMIPDGNGRIKLYFNIPARGLIGFRTEFLTATTGTGLMNSTFDAYKPQKQGKIGQRSNGSLISMNQGQAVAYAIFNLQKSGKFFVEHNTDIYEGMVVGIHTRDKDLVINVMKGKQLTNVRASGTDEAISLIPAIKLDLEQALEFIDDDELVEITPHNIRIRKRLLTENERKRARRKSK, from the coding sequence ATGAATACTAAATTAAGAAACATTGCCATTATTGCACACGTTGACCACGGTAAGACAACTTTGGTTGATAAATTACTTGAGCAATCTCAAACGTTTGATGAACGTTTTGAATCAACGGATCGAATGATGGATTCAAACGATCTTGAAAAGGAACGTGGTATTACCATTTCTAGTAAAAATACTGCGATTAAATGGCATGATTACCATATTAATATTGTAGATACACCGGGCCATTCTGATTTTGGCGGTGAAGTAGAGCGTGTATTGTCTATGGTTGATAGTGTACTTTTGCTTGTAGATGCACAAGAAGGCCCAATGCCACAAACACGCTTTGTGACGAAAAAATCCTTTGACCAAGGCCTAAATCCGATTGTGGTTATTAATAAAATTGATAAAGATGCAGCACGCCCTGATTGGGTAATTGACCAGGTGTTTGATTTATTTGATCAACTAGGTGCAACTGACGAGCAATTAGATTTTCCAATTATTTATGCTTCAAGTATTAATGGCTACGCCTCGTTAGAAGATGACGTACGTTTAGGTGATATGACACCTATGTTTGAAACCATTATAAAACACGTTAAAGCACCAGAAGTTGATATTAATGCGTTTTTACAAATGCAAGTTACTGCACTTGATTATTCCTCATTTATTGGGACAATTGCTATTGGTCGTATTACGCGTGGCACAATCAAGAAAAACATGCAAGTTGTAGTGGTTGATACACAAGGTAATGAACACAAAGCTAAAATTGCAAACCTTCAAGGTTTTCTTGGTTTAGAGAGGATTGATACAGATAGTGCACAAGCAGGCAATATTATTGCCATTACTGGAATCGAAGGTATTTCAATTTCAGATACAATTTGTGATCCTGAGGCTATTGAGGCGTTACCACCTTTGAGTGTAGACGAACCAACCATTTCTATGGCATTTCGTGTGAATGATTCTCCATTTGCTGGGCAAGATGGTAAGTTTATCACTTCACGAAATATCTGTGACCGACTAGAAAAAGAGCTCATTTACAACGTTGCACTTCGAGTTGAAAGTACAACTGATCCATCTGAATTTATTGTTTCAGGTCGTGGCGAATTACACTTGTCAATTTTAATTGAAACCATGCGTAGAGAGAGTTTTGAGTTGGCAGTGGGTCGTCCACAGGTTATTTTAAGAGAAATTGATGATGTGATTTGTGAGCCATTTGAGGATTTAAGTGTTGATGTAGAAGCCCAACATCAAGGCACTGTGATGGAAAAGTTGGGTGAACGTAAGGCTGAGCTAACTAATATGATTCCAGATGGTAATGGTAGAATAAAGCTGTATTTTAATATTCCTGCACGTGGCTTGATTGGTTTTAGAACAGAATTTTTAACAGCAACGACAGGCACAGGTCTGATGAATTCAACCTTTGATGCTTATAAACCTCAAAAGCAAGGGAAAATTGGTCAGCGTTCTAATGGTTCTTTGATTTCTATGAATCAAGGACAAGCAGTTGCTTATGCTATTTTTAACTTACAAAAAAGTGGTAAATTTTTTGTAGAACACAATACCGATATTTACGAAGGTATGGTAGTTGGCATTCATACACGTGATAAAGATTTAGTGATTAATGTTATGAAGGGTAAGCAATTGACCAATGTACGTGCATCAGGTACTGACGAAGCCATATCACTAATACCTGCTATTAAGCTTGATTTAGAACAAGCGTTAGAATTTATTGATGATGATGAATTGGTAGAAATAACGCCCCATAACATCCGTATTCGTAAACGTTTATTAACAGAGAATGAACGTAAAAGGGCGCGTAGAAAATCTAAATAA
- a CDS encoding efflux RND transporter permease subunit — translation MDNILNFFVKQKKLALVFTVFIIALGLLTLSGIQRDKFPAVDFEEMSIVTIYPGASPEDVEQNVTNPIEDELRSISGIDKFNSTSKEGKSSIIVTLSQDISDIESLKQEIRNAVSRIKSLPEEVNDLPWVIDRKNSLKSILKINISSGELSYQALRDITDDMANSLALVEGVSKVVKEGYLDREIQIKVNPDSLYQHKLSLPQIIEAIKKRNKRYAVGSNHDYINEKTIVVLAKFDEIQAVGNVIIKSTFDGPIIRLKDVASIVDGNKEETSITRVNGTKGFILKIRKQENADIITTVDLIKEKVLNLRVKYPTNLQVFYSSDESKHVRNRLNIVINNGLIGLFLVLIILALFLSLKTAFWVSISLPISLLGTVTLLGATGETINLISLAAMILVLGIVVDDSIVMAESIHHYKQLGKDRYQSTVRGFKRVIAPVITTILTTILAFSSMFLMGGTMGKFIYVIPLVVIFALTLSFLEISLALPAHLASSDEKTKGKIWFACIEDWFEGFLTKVLKWRYGVVVIFSLVLIGTLYFAKTQMKYVQFPSVGADSISARLQMSVGTSLERTESISKQVEKMIIEVVGEDLDSLTNNVGHYFTHVAKFTIKLVPFSIRVQTPKALLVQLKARVKNIKAAQKLKFSIGRPGPPQGEDVEINLVGSDNIQRQNAADSLEKILLNIDGIDNIERDDEPGKTRIEVVIDFEKMARFDVDFSTINDYLKAAFTGINVTNVRYGDDDVDFRIYLGSDKQSEDFLALLKVNNRQGHPILLKQFISLQKIKGEPNFNHFNGQRSAVLSGSVDDEITTSSMVVSQALKRLDLANKYPTIRVTSEGGDKDTKKAMDNFKKAFIMAIFVIFLLLILLFNSYSQPILILIIVPFSIIGVIWAFFFHGETLSFFAILGTLALVGVIVNDSLVMVAHLNYLKAKFASTMSVYEWVVQGAKDRLRAVVLTTLTTLAGVMPLAYGIGGTDFILQPMVLSLGYGLLFGTLITLILLPCLYLINHDLISWVKNFGAGFKI, via the coding sequence ATGGACAACATTCTTAATTTTTTCGTTAAGCAGAAAAAGTTAGCACTGGTCTTTACGGTTTTCATTATTGCTCTTGGTCTTTTGACATTAAGTGGCATTCAAAGAGATAAATTTCCAGCGGTAGATTTTGAAGAAATGAGCATTGTAACCATCTATCCTGGTGCCTCTCCTGAAGATGTTGAGCAGAATGTTACCAATCCAATTGAAGACGAACTGAGAAGTATTTCAGGGATTGATAAATTCAACTCAACTTCTAAAGAGGGAAAATCTAGCATTATCGTCACACTTTCTCAAGATATTAGTGATATTGAATCGTTAAAGCAAGAGATTAGGAATGCAGTTAGTCGTATTAAGTCATTACCAGAAGAAGTGAATGATTTACCTTGGGTAATTGATCGGAAAAATTCACTAAAAAGTATCTTAAAAATAAACATTAGTAGTGGTGAATTATCTTATCAAGCGTTGAGAGATATTACTGATGATATGGCTAATTCTTTAGCACTGGTTGAAGGTGTATCAAAAGTTGTTAAAGAGGGTTATCTTGACCGTGAAATTCAAATTAAGGTTAATCCTGATAGTCTGTATCAACATAAGCTGTCTTTGCCTCAAATAATTGAAGCGATTAAAAAGCGCAATAAACGCTACGCTGTTGGTAGTAATCATGATTACATTAATGAAAAAACTATTGTTGTTTTGGCTAAGTTTGATGAAATTCAAGCTGTGGGGAATGTGATTATCAAATCAACATTTGATGGACCTATTATTCGCCTAAAGGATGTTGCAAGCATTGTTGATGGAAACAAGGAAGAAACTTCTATTACTCGTGTGAATGGCACTAAAGGCTTTATTCTGAAAATTCGTAAACAAGAGAATGCCGATATAATTACCACGGTTGATTTGATTAAAGAAAAAGTGTTGAATTTAAGGGTTAAATATCCAACTAATCTGCAAGTTTTTTATTCATCAGATGAGTCTAAACATGTTCGTAATCGGCTTAATATCGTGATCAATAATGGCTTAATTGGTTTATTTTTAGTGTTGATTATATTGGCTTTATTTTTGTCACTTAAAACAGCTTTTTGGGTATCAATTAGCTTGCCAATATCTCTTTTGGGCACAGTGACTTTATTAGGTGCAACGGGCGAAACCATTAATCTTATTTCACTAGCTGCGATGATTCTAGTGCTTGGTATTGTGGTGGATGATAGTATTGTGATGGCAGAGAGTATACATCATTATAAACAATTAGGAAAAGATAGATATCAATCTACTGTGCGTGGGTTTAAGCGTGTCATTGCACCTGTAATAACGACAATTTTGACCACGATTTTAGCTTTTTCTTCGATGTTTTTAATGGGTGGTACAATGGGTAAATTTATCTATGTCATTCCTTTAGTGGTTATTTTTGCTTTAACCCTTTCTTTTTTAGAAATTAGTTTAGCATTGCCAGCGCATCTTGCTAGTAGTGATGAAAAAACTAAAGGCAAGATATGGTTTGCGTGTATTGAAGATTGGTTTGAAGGTTTTTTAACAAAAGTATTGAAATGGCGTTATGGTGTTGTTGTTATTTTTAGTCTTGTTCTGATAGGTACTTTGTATTTTGCTAAAACTCAAATGAAGTACGTACAATTCCCTTCAGTTGGAGCAGATAGTATTAGCGCAAGATTGCAAATGTCTGTTGGTACCTCGTTAGAACGTACAGAATCTATTTCCAAACAAGTAGAGAAAATGATTATAGAAGTTGTGGGTGAGGATTTAGACTCATTAACCAATAATGTTGGCCATTATTTTACTCATGTGGCTAAGTTTACTATTAAACTAGTACCATTTAGCATAAGAGTGCAAACGCCTAAAGCTTTACTTGTACAGTTAAAAGCACGTGTTAAGAACATAAAAGCTGCACAAAAATTAAAGTTTTCAATAGGTAGGCCAGGTCCTCCACAAGGTGAAGATGTAGAGATTAATTTGGTAGGTAGTGATAATATTCAGCGTCAGAATGCTGCTGATTCTTTAGAAAAAATATTATTAAATATTGATGGTATAGATAACATTGAGCGAGATGATGAACCGGGTAAAACACGTATCGAGGTGGTAATTGATTTTGAAAAAATGGCCAGATTCGATGTTGATTTTTCAACGATTAATGATTATTTAAAAGCAGCTTTTACAGGTATTAATGTCACTAACGTACGTTATGGTGATGATGACGTTGATTTTAGAATTTATCTGGGTAGTGATAAACAATCAGAGGACTTTCTAGCATTATTAAAAGTTAATAACCGCCAAGGCCACCCTATATTGCTTAAACAATTTATTTCGTTGCAAAAAATTAAGGGTGAGCCAAATTTTAATCATTTTAATGGGCAGCGCTCAGCCGTACTTAGCGGTAGTGTTGATGATGAGATAACTACTTCTAGTATGGTTGTTAGTCAAGCACTCAAGCGCCTAGATTTAGCTAACAAGTATCCTACAATTAGAGTGACTAGTGAGGGTGGCGATAAAGATACAAAAAAAGCAATGGATAACTTTAAAAAGGCATTTATCATGGCAATTTTTGTCATATTTTTATTACTAATCTTGTTATTTAATTCTTATTCACAACCAATACTGATCTTAATCATTGTGCCTTTTTCTATTATTGGTGTTATTTGGGCCTTTTTTTTTCATGGAGAGACGCTTAGCTTTTTTGCAATATTAGGTACACTAGCATTAGTGGGGGTTATTGTGAACGATTCTTTAGTGATGGTCGCCCATTTGAATTATTTAAAAGCAAAGTTTGCATCTACTATGAGTGTTTACGAGTGGGTTGTTCAAGGTGCAAAAGACCGATTACGCGCTGTTGTGTTAACAACATTAACGACTTTAGCAGGTGTAATGCCACTTGCTTATGGTATTGGTGGTACTGACTTTATTTTACAACCCATGGTGCTTTCACTTGGCTATGGCTTGTTGTTCGGCACATTAATAACACTTATTCTATTACCTTGTTTGTATTTAATTAATCATGATTTAATCAGCTGGGTAAAAAATTTTGGAGCGGGCTTTAAGATTTAG